The DNA segment GATAGGGCCGGCCCGCCGCGTCGCAGACGACGCCGTAGCCCTGGTCGACGGCCTGGCGCGCCGTGCCCCGGTCGCGCGAGAGCGCCATCCAGCCGGCATCGACGACGATCCAGCCCTTCGCCCGCTGGTGGCCGATCACCGTGGCGAGCACCGACAGGGCGATGTCCTCGACCGCCACCGCACCGACGCCGGCCTGGAACAGGTCGCCGAGCATGAACACGCCGGCCCGGACCTCGGTGACGCCGGTGAGGTCGCGGGCGAAGCGCGCGGTCGGGGTCGAGCCGACGCTGACGACCGGACAAGGCAGGCCCGCCGCCCGCAAGGTCTCGGCCGCACTCACCGCCGCGACCCGCTCGGCCTCCGCCGCCGCCGCGAGCGCGGCGGGATCGCTCAGGCCGTAGCTGTCGCCGGCATGGAGCAGGACGCCGCGCAGGGCTGCGCCGCCGGCGGTGAGCCGCCGGCCGATCGCCACCAGGGTGTCACGGTCGTCGGGCGCGACGCCGGAGCGGTGCCCGTCGGCATCGACCTCGATCAGCACCGGCACGGCATCGCCGCTGGCGTGAGCGTGCTCGGCCACCGCCTCGGCCTGCTCGGTGCTGTCGAGGATGACCGCGAGGTCGGCGCCGCCGGCCCGGATGGCGGCGATCCGGGGCAGCTTGGCCGGGGCGATGCCGACGGCGTAGATCATGTCCCGCACCCCGCCCGCCGCCAAGGACTCCGCCTCGCGCAAGGTCGAGACCGTCGCGGGACCTTCCGCCGACGCCATCGCGATGCGCGCGACGTCGAGGGACTTGGCGGTCTTGAGGTGCGGCCGGAGCATCACGCCGAGCGCATCGAGATGCGCGCGCATCCGCGCGACATTGGCGCGCAAACGGGCCTCCTCGAGGAGAAGGCAGGGGGTCTCCAGGCGATCCAGGAAGGTCGGGCTCGGCTCGGCCATGGTCGTGCGCTCGTCGTGGTCGCGTCGTCTCGCCCGACGAAGACCACGGGAGGATCGGGAACGCCATTAACGCAGCCTGCCTTCTGCCTTAAGCTCTGGCTTAATGCTCGGAACCGACGATCTCCGCTTCTTCCTCGCCGTCGCCGAGGCGCCCTCCCTGGCCGCCGCGTCGCGCGCCCTCGACGTCTCGCCGTCGGCGGTCACGCAGCGCCTGCGCGCCCTCGAGGAACGGCTCGGCGTGCACCTCGTCGACCGGGCCGGGCGCCACCTCGCGCTGACCGACGAGGGCGAGCTGATCGCCGAGCGCGGCCGGCGGATCGTCGATTCGCTGGCCGAGCTCGACGAGGCGCTGGCGGCACGGCGCGGGCAGGTGGTGGGGCATCTGCGGATCGTGGCGCCGCTCGGCTTCGGCCGCCGCCACGTCGCCCCTGTCGCGGCAGCGTTTCAGGCGGACCATCCGCAGGTCGCGATCGACCTCCTGCTCTCCGACCGCCTCGGCGGCGTGCCGTCCGGGAGCTTCGACCTCGCGGTTCATGTCGGCGAGATCGCGCAGGCGGCGCCCGGCCTGATCGCCCGGCGCCTCGCGCCCAACGACCGGGTAGCCTGCGCCGCGCCGGCCTATCTCGCCGCCCACGGCACGCCCGCCGCCCCGGCCGACCTGCGCTCGCACGCCTGCATCGCTTTGCGCGAGAACGACGAGGACGTGACCCTGTGGCGCTTCCGGCGCGACGGGCAGGAGCAGCGGGTCCGGATCGAGCCGCGCCTCGCCAGCAATGACGGCGAGGTGGTGCGCGGCTGGGCGCTCGCCGGACGGGGCATCATCCTGCGCTCGGAATGGCACGTCGCTGCCGACCTG comes from the Methylobacterium currus genome and includes:
- a CDS encoding DSD1 family PLP-dependent enzyme, encoding MAEPSPTFLDRLETPCLLLEEARLRANVARMRAHLDALGVMLRPHLKTAKSLDVARIAMASAEGPATVSTLREAESLAAGGVRDMIYAVGIAPAKLPRIAAIRAGGADLAVILDSTEQAEAVAEHAHASGDAVPVLIEVDADGHRSGVAPDDRDTLVAIGRRLTAGGAALRGVLLHAGDSYGLSDPAALAAAAEAERVAAVSAAETLRAAGLPCPVVSVGSTPTARFARDLTGVTEVRAGVFMLGDLFQAGVGAVAVEDIALSVLATVIGHQRAKGWIVVDAGWMALSRDRGTARQAVDQGYGVVCDAAGRPYPGLVVRDANQEHGILALRPGSDASLPDLPIGAQVRILPNHACATGAQHDRYHVLDEDGRVAAIWPRINGW
- a CDS encoding LysR family transcriptional regulator: MLGTDDLRFFLAVAEAPSLAAASRALDVSPSAVTQRLRALEERLGVHLVDRAGRHLALTDEGELIAERGRRIVDSLAELDEALAARRGQVVGHLRIVAPLGFGRRHVAPVAAAFQADHPQVAIDLLLSDRLGGVPSGSFDLAVHVGEIAQAAPGLIARRLAPNDRVACAAPAYLAAHGTPAAPADLRSHACIALRENDEDVTLWRFRRDGQEQRVRIEPRLASNDGEVVRGWALAGRGIILRSEWHVAADLRAGRLVRLLPGHTLPDAPVMALLGAPRRARAARTRRFLDALAAALDPAPWRA